The genomic DNA CGTGTCGATCAGCGAATTCTTCGCTGTGGCCTGCGAGGCCTACTTCGTGAACCGTCCGAACTTCGCCCGGGACTTCCCCGCGGTGCTGGTTCTCTTCGATGCGTTCTTCCGGCCTGAACGGGCCTGATCGCCCATCACGCCTGCGTTTCCTTGCTTACGCGCACGATACCGGCCCGCATACCCTGTCCAGGGTAAGAGTCGGCCGCGGGTGCCTTGCCTTTGCGGGCCCCGGGCGTAGCATCGCTGCCGCCATCGCCTTCCACAGCACCGCTGCGCGCGTGATGACGTGAAGCGTCGCCGTCGGGGGCGGCGTTGCCTCATGTGATTCGTCCCCCGCGGATAACACAGGAGCGAAAAATGGTGACCTATATCGGTATGCTGAACTTCACGGACAAGGGCATTCAGAGCGTCAAGGAAACCACCAAGCGCGCCGCTGCCGCCAAGGAAACCGCCCAAAAACTCGGCGTCAATATGCGCGATATCTACTGGACCATGGGCGACTGCGATGTGGTCTGCGTGCTGGAGGCCGACGATGAGCAGGCGCTGGCCGCATTCAGTCTGGCTGTCGCCATGCAGGGCAATGTGCGCACGCGCTCCCTGCGCGCCTACACCGCCGGGGAAATGGACGGGATCCTGGCCAAGCTGCCTTGAGCCGGGCTGGGCTTTTTCAGGACGGATCAGGGAAATGAAAAAGCCCGCGCGCGGCGGGCCCTTTCTCGTGAACGCACGCTGGCGCCTTATTTGCGCAGCAAGGCCTTCAACGCGTTCTGCAGCCGGCGCGCACTCGCGGGGTCATGGGCCGCCGCCAGCACCTTGCCGGCATCCTGGCCCCAGGTCTGGGCCGGCGCGGGATCGCCGCGCTTGGTCAGCAGCTTGAGCTGCAGCGCACGGCGCGCATCGAGCTGCTCGGCAGGCGTCGGCACTTCAGCGGCCATTTCGAGGCGCAGCAGTGCTTCTGCGGCTTCGTCGGGCGCAGCCTTGGGCGCCGCGCCGATCGCCTGGGACCAGCCGCTGCGCACCGCGGGCGTGATCGCGCGTCCGAGTTCCTGCACGCTGGGCAGCCGCGAGGCGTCGCGCTGCTCCCATGCGCCAAGCACTTGCGTGAGCGCTTCGCCGTGGGCCTGGGCCGCGAGCTTGCGCAGCGCGAGGTCGGCGCGCTCGAGCGCCTCGCGCTGGGCGCGGAAAGCGGCGTCGCCGAGCCGCGGACCACGGTCCTCGAAGCGAGGCGGACGGTCGCCGAAGCGGCCGGCCGGTGCACCGCGACCATCGGGACGCGCTGCACCGCGATCGCCTGGGCGGCCCGGGCCGCCCGGTCCCGGACGGGCGCCGTCGCGCCGGTCGCCGAAGCGCCCGCCTGCACGGCCCGCAGGCACGGCCTCGGCCTTCTTGTTGCCGGGCCGGTCGTCGCCGCGCACCGCGACCACAGGCTTGGGAGCGGGCTTCGGCGGCGTGGGCGGTGCCTTGGCCTCTTCGGCCACGGCAGCTTCGCCGGCGTCGTGTGCCGCAACGTCGGAGCGCGCCGATGCATCGGCACCGTCGGCCGGTGCAACGAGGTCCGGGGTGGCCGCGGCATGTGCCGGAGCGGGCGTGCCCGGCTGCGCTTCCGCATCGCTGGAACCCGGCGCCTGCTCGGCGCTTTCGCCGAACTCGGCTGCGGCCTGTCCGGGCGCGACCACTTCGGTGGCGCCCACGGCGGGGCCGTCGCTGGAGGGCTCGGGCTTTGCGGCAGGCGCCGGCGGCGGCGCTTCGCCACGCAGCGCGGCTTCGAGCCGCGCGATGGCGGCGCGGATCTTCTGCACGTCGCCGCCGGCATTGGCCGCGTCCAGCGCCTTGGAGGCCTCGAGCACATGGCGGTCGTGCTCGCTCATTGCGGAAGAGACCTTTTCGCGCTCGGCCGTCTTGCGGTTGAAGGCTTCGTCGATGGGTGCGCGGAACGCGTCCCACAGCTTTTGCTCGTGGCGGCGGTCGAGCGGCACGCTCTGGGCCTCGGCCTGCCAGCGCTGCTGCAGCGCCTTGACGGCATCGATGCGCAGCATGGGCTGGGCGCCGAGCTCGGCCGCCTCCGCGATCATGGCCTGGCGCCGTTCGATGCTGGCCTTTTGCGCCGCCTCGAAGGGTGCGCGCGCGGCACCGAAGGCTTCGTTCCACTGCGGCTGCAGTTCGGCAAATACTTTTTCGCCCACGTGGCCGGCATCGCGCCAGCGGTCGGCAAACTGGTGCAGCGCGCGGTTGTGCGCCTTCAGGTCGGTGGGGTTGGCGTGTTCGGCCGCCCAGGCCCGCACTTCTT from Variovorax sp. V93 includes the following:
- a CDS encoding GYD domain-containing protein; its protein translation is MVTYIGMLNFTDKGIQSVKETTKRAAAAKETAQKLGVNMRDIYWTMGDCDVVCVLEADDEQALAAFSLAVAMQGNVRTRSLRAYTAGEMDGILAKLP
- a CDS encoding DUF349 domain-containing protein, whose translation is MCAGLCRRLRFLSSDNDFAQVTSTSSKPHDLQALDTLTGGAFTAPTSGERAARIRDWLAGNPAPEQMQEVFKELSGRDKGAARLLREKLDELKRAKSQEAIAAEWAQKAEALLAQPKLNIADALAWQRDAAKAGAPLSREPLAGFKVQLAERVKGIEDLQHRAQVHREAAVLLAQRFEVLSTKGWQDAQAAEESLRADVAHWQQQAADITADANWSSLDARFAPQLESSKAQLLVVSDAFHAALAQAQAAAADAAAPLPPVPVWADELRAARGEVVAPKAAPAKPAAPKVDPSVRAAAQDAVQAALAKLEQETAEGHGKASAGAAAALRAVLKEHGKLVEAPLEARVHAALVAAGELEGWQRWSADKVREDLVAKAEGLLKRPEGQALGGRKMQETLRSLRDQWKQADQGGVPNHALWKRFDEACNEAHKVVEAWLEKVRADAAEHRAHRVALIEEVRAWAAEHANPTDLKAHNRALHQFADRWRDAGHVGEKVFAELQPQWNEAFGAARAPFEAAQKASIERRQAMIAEAAELGAQPMLRIDAVKALQQRWQAEAQSVPLDRRHEQKLWDAFRAPIDEAFNRKTAEREKVSSAMSEHDRHVLEASKALDAANAGGDVQKIRAAIARLEAALRGEAPPPAPAAKPEPSSDGPAVGATEVVAPGQAAAEFGESAEQAPGSSDAEAQPGTPAPAHAAATPDLVAPADGADASARSDVAAHDAGEAAVAEEAKAPPTPPKPAPKPVVAVRGDDRPGNKKAEAVPAGRAGGRFGDRRDGARPGPGGPGRPGDRGAARPDGRGAPAGRFGDRPPRFEDRGPRLGDAAFRAQREALERADLALRKLAAQAHGEALTQVLGAWEQRDASRLPSVQELGRAITPAVRSGWSQAIGAAPKAAPDEAAEALLRLEMAAEVPTPAEQLDARRALQLKLLTKRGDPAPAQTWGQDAGKVLAAAHDPASARRLQNALKALLRK